A window of Candidatus Nitrospira allomarina genomic DNA:
CAAATTTCATTGAAAATGTATTATTGAATATGACCACCCAGGAATCCCTAACCGCCGGCCACCCGACCCGGATACTCCACCCTGGATGAATGCAGGTTACATACTCTTGATGAGCCCAAATAGAATCCATCAGCGCAACATCCAGCTGTTCAAACCCGCGGTAAAACAACTCATTCATCTGCGTCACTTCCTCAATCCGTTCCTTCAGCATCGTGCGCTCTCTTTCTTCATTTTCGCCCATTTCCTAATCAGGGGACCTTCACTAACACGGCACAGGATTGTCGATCAACCAACCAGACCCCAATCAGAATCAATCCTATCCCACTTATTTCTCTCATGCCAACCGGTTCCCCCAAAATCATCACCGAAAAACACAGCGCAGAAACGGGAATAAGATTCCCAAAAATTCCTGCTCTGGAAGGACCGATTCCTTTGACGCCAAACAACCAGGCCTGTTGACCCAATGCCGTAGCAAACACCATAACGTAAAGAAGTGCCAGCCAGCCAGATACCGGAACCGACTCTACCCCTGTAACCAGGACTTTGTGACTTAGGCTTAACAAAGGGATTTCAAAGATCATGGAGAGTAGAAGAGTCGTCCATGTCACCGTCAGCGGAGAAAACCGTTCCATGGTTTTTCGACAGCCAATGGTATATAAGGCCCAACTGACCAATGCACAGACCACCAGACTCCCTCCGAGTAAAGGATTGGAACCCAATCCATCCACCGCCTCGCGCCCGGAAATACTCAATACTCCTAAAAACGAGACAAGACAGCCAAGCCAAATCACACGCAGGGGAATATCCTTAAGGATGAGCGAGGACAAGAAGGCGGTAATGGCCGGGCTTGAACCTATTATGATGCCAGCAGCCCCTGCCCCAATAAATTGCAGGCCAAAGAGAACGAACAGGTGATTGCCAAGGACTCCGATTCCTAGAAAAAAAAAGTTTTGCCAATCTTTTCGTGAAAAAGGAACGACCCCTTCCCTCCAGAGCCAAAGAGGAATAAGGATCAGTAAGGCTCCCAACCCTCTAAAAACAGATGTCTCTACTGGCGAGAAAGGACCTAAAGCGACTTTTTGTGCAACCACCGACCCTCCCCAGACCACTGCAGCAGTCGTGAGGGCAGCGTAGGCGGAAAACGCTGAGGATTCCGAGCTAGCGTTTTTCATGGGGAGGTAAATGAGAAAAAAGTGAGAAAAATACGGAAGGGGCTGTATCTCCAATCGTACTGTCAGGCAAGACAACCCCTATCTCGAACGAACTCTGAGCCGAGCCTACCAAGAGTCCATCCGCACATACAAAATCTTTCGCTCTCCATTACTCAAAGATAACTCCGAATGCGATGCGCCCTCTCCCTCAGCTATGATGAGGCATCGCTGCTATAACAATCGTCCCTAGGTTCGTCAAGCTCAGACTATATGACAGTCTTCCAGCCAATGTATAAATACATTCTTGATTGGTATGATTACGGGGTCCAACAATTACTTTGAAAAGTTTCTAAATATTCATCATTTAACCCCAGGTCCGAATGGCTTATCTGATAGGTCTTCTGTCCGGTTGACGCAAAGAAATTTACACCGTTAAAATCGCCAGAGAGTTGATACTGTACCGGCCCTCATGCCAAGGCAAATTTTAATAAGAATCGTAGGCGTTGGCTTCCTACAATTGACATGACGGTTTATCTGTCCCCTAAGGAGGAATTATGTCGTTGCTAATCACAGAAGAGTGCATTAATTGCGGTGCCTGTCTCCCGGAATGCCCCAACGAGGCAATTTTTGAGACACGAAGTGCCGCGGAGGAAAAGGGCAATAAGGTCGGGGAAGGTCAGGGTGAAGGGGACACGGTGTACGTGATCACCTATGAGCGCTGCACAGAGTGCGTCGGGCATTTTGATGAGCCTCAATGTGCGGCTGTTTGCCCTGTCGACGATTGCTGCATACCTGATCCAGAAATCCCTGAGACAACGGATACACTACTGGATAAGGCCAAACAGCTGAATCCTGACAAAGAAATCGATCCAGCGAAAGTTTGGGCCGGCGTTCGAAATTAATCAACCCGAAAAACATGGCTCTGTAGAAAAGCCCCTTCCGATTTTTCCAAGGAAGGGGCTTTTTTTTGGGACTCCAACTATTGATGGAGACCCACTGTGTAACCTCAGCTTACCTCTTCTAATTCATGGAGCCGGACAGCAATCAATTTCGATACGCCAGGATCCTCCATTGTCACACCAAAAAGGGAGTTGGCCGTCTCCATGGTTCGTTTATTGTGTGTGATCACAATAAATTGAGATCGGTCCGCCATTTGGCGTAAAAACTGACCAAACCTGACCACGTTCGTCTCATCTAATGGCGCATCCACCTCATCCAACACACAAAATGGGGAAGGTCGAATGAGAAAGCTCGCAAAGAGAAGAGCCATGACCGTCATGGTCTTTTCCCCTCCGGAAAGCATGTTGAGATTTTTTAAGCGCTTCCCTGGTGGTTGAGCGACAATTTCCACGCCTGGCTCAAGATTGGGCCCTTCTGATTCCTGTCCTTCCTGAGTATCTTCGACTAAAATCAATTCAGCACGTCCTCCAGCAAACAAGGCTGAAAAGACTTCGCTAAATTTCACTTGAAGTTCTTTAAAGGTCTCCGCAAACAGCTTATTGGTCGTTTGATTCAACCGCTGAATAATTTCCTGAAGGGATTGAATTGAACCGGCTAAATCTTCCTCTTGCGCCAATAAAAATTGATAGCGTTCTTCTAATTGAGCATGCTCCTCAATAGCAGCCAAATTAATTGGACCGATACGCTCTAATTTTTTCCTGATACCCTGTAATTGCTCTCTCCACTGGCCGGTTTGTTCCTCAGAAGCCTGTTCACTCCCTTCCAGACCTTCCGCGATCCGTCCGGCATCAGGAGGATTTTTGAGGTCATCCGTCGATATTTCGTATGTCATGGTTAGCGTTTCTTCCACAGCACGAAACTTCGCCCGAACTTCCGCTAAACGCCCCTCGATCGGCACACGGGACTTAAAGATGTGGCTCAATGTTTCACGAGCCTTCCCAATCAGACCATCCAACCGTTTAACTTCCTCCATACATCCTGCATGACGGTTCTGAAGCTCCAATAATGTTCCGGCAATGGCCTCTTTCTGGATGTCTAATTCTTCAACCAAACTCTCATTCGTAAGGCGTTCTTCCTGACTCTTTCGACTTTGCAGAAAGAGGTGCTCCAATTGTCCATCAATTTGTCGAATTCGGGTTTTCCGATGCTCTTCTTCCCGTTCAATTCGTTCAACATTAGCCTGCTCATAATCCCATTGGGACTTCAAAGCCTGAAAATTCATTCGTGTATCATTGAGGCTTTGCAACATGTCCTGTCGCTCTTGGTCTAATGTATTCAGAGCATCCAACAATTGACGAAGCGCCTCATCCTCATAGGCTCGTGTCTGATTGAGATGCTCAAGCCGGGTCTGAACCTCTACTTCTTCAACTTGCAACTGTCCCCATTCCTCCTCTTCCGCTAATCGATCCTGCTGAAGGGCATCTAACCGACGTAGGAGATCGGGAAGAGCCTTCTCTTTGGAAGAAGCCTCTTTTTGAATGGTCAACATGTGAAATTCCATCTCACGAATGGACAACGTGGCTTCTTCAAGTTGTCGCGACACGTCCTCAATTTCCTGTAGAAGCGACTTCCGGTTCGCTTTGGCTTCCTCCAACCCCACGGTAAGAGTGTTCAACTTTTCTTCCAATGTGAGAATTTCTCGCCGGCGACGTAATAATCCACCAGCTTCTCCACCAGACCCGCCACTGATGATCCCAGCGGGAGACACAAGTTCTCCGCCCAAGGCCACTAAAAGCGGACCGTTCCCCTGGAACCAGGAATGTTCGGTCATGAGATTTAACGCTCCAGATAATGACTTCACAATGACCGTATTCCCCAGCAAAGCCTCGATCACAGGTTTCAACTTGTCTGGAACCTGAACAAAATCCACAGCCAAGCCCCGTACTTCCGGGTCGTGCTGAATGACATTCCACCAATCGGCTGGACCTTTTGGACCCTGTCGCGGAATATTCAAGGGAATAAAGCTGCCTTTTCCCCATTCATGTTGTTTGAATTGGGCAATGAACTTTTCTGCCTCTTGGGACGATTGGACAATCCACGCCTGCAACCGCTCTCCTAAAACGGCTTCTATGGCTTTTTCAACCTCCTCAGGCACTTCCATCCGTTCGGCCAACGCCTCTTGAATGGACGAACACGCAACGCGAATGGAGGCTTCATCACCCTCACCATGGTGGCCATACCCTATTTCTTCACGAAAAACACTTTGAATCGCACGTAATTCAGATTCAGTGCCAGCGACTTGGGTTTGGAGGTCGAGAATTTTTTCATCAAGCTCTTCCCTGGTTTCTCGCTGACTTTGCAGGTTAACCTCTAAGCGGTCCTGATTGTTCCGGAGCGCGTCAAGCTGACTTTCGAGCGATGAGCATTCCTGGCGAAGGGCTTCGCTTTCAGCTTGAAGGGTGGTTTGATCGTTCTGTGATTGAGAATATTCTACGGTCAGACGTTCGATCCGTCTGGCCATCGAACTCTGTCCTTCAGCAATACTTCGCAAGCGGTTTTCCTGATTCGTTTTTTCAACAGCTAAGGCCAGAATGGTTTCATGGCCCTTGTCGACCTTCTCCGCAGTTTCTCGACGGCGGAGGGCCAGATCGGCTATGCCTCCCTCTCCTTCTTCCAAAGTGACAGAAAGAATCTCCATCTCGCAGCGAATTTGGGCCAGCCGCTCTCTCAAGGCTTCCAACGAACCCGTGGCCTCCTGGCCCTCCCCATTCAACCGTGCTCGCTCCTCCATGACCTGTGCATGTTGCTGTTCATATTGCTCAAGCCGGTTGCGTTCAATCTGAATTGCCGTAAACGCATGGGACAGTTGCTGCTCAATCTCTCGAAACCGGTCCTGCGCATCCTTGAGAGTTTCGCTAGCGGACGTCAGCTCTAACTGCACGGTTTGGTGTTCGGCCACAAGTCGAGCCTCTTCAGCCAAGCAGGATAGTTCTTGGCTTTC
This region includes:
- a CDS encoding 4Fe-4S dicluster domain-containing protein, giving the protein MSLLITEECINCGACLPECPNEAIFETRSAAEEKGNKVGEGQGEGDTVYVITYERCTECVGHFDEPQCAAVCPVDDCCIPDPEIPETTDTLLDKAKQLNPDKEIDPAKVWAGVRN
- the smc gene encoding chromosome segregation protein SMC → MFLRTLVVSGFKSFAEAKIDFPNGITAVVGPNGTGKSNIVDAILWAMGEQSVKSLRSERMEDVIFNGTEQRKPMGMVEASLIFSEVTPRELEPVSAILEGLDQPTDVMITRRLYREGDSEYYFNKIPCRLKDIRGFLWNARAGARGQSVIEQGNIEQLLNASPQERREFIEGTAGIIRYKKQKAEALRKLQSTENNLLRVRDILGEVRGQLRTLNRQAKQAEEYQAFLREARELEVQLLTHDFRRFFQDQCQFEHELQESESQELSCLAEEARLVAEHQTVQLELTSASETLKDAQDRFREIEQQLSHAFTAIQIERNRLEQYEQQHAQVMEERARLNGEGQEATGSLEALRERLAQIRCEMEILSVTLEEGEGGIADLALRRRETAEKVDKGHETILALAVEKTNQENRLRSIAEGQSSMARRIERLTVEYSQSQNDQTTLQAESEALRQECSSLESQLDALRNNQDRLEVNLQSQRETREELDEKILDLQTQVAGTESELRAIQSVFREEIGYGHHGEGDEASIRVACSSIQEALAERMEVPEEVEKAIEAVLGERLQAWIVQSSQEAEKFIAQFKQHEWGKGSFIPLNIPRQGPKGPADWWNVIQHDPEVRGLAVDFVQVPDKLKPVIEALLGNTVIVKSLSGALNLMTEHSWFQGNGPLLVALGGELVSPAGIISGGSGGEAGGLLRRRREILTLEEKLNTLTVGLEEAKANRKSLLQEIEDVSRQLEEATLSIREMEFHMLTIQKEASSKEKALPDLLRRLDALQQDRLAEEEEWGQLQVEEVEVQTRLEHLNQTRAYEDEALRQLLDALNTLDQERQDMLQSLNDTRMNFQALKSQWDYEQANVERIEREEEHRKTRIRQIDGQLEHLFLQSRKSQEERLTNESLVEELDIQKEAIAGTLLELQNRHAGCMEEVKRLDGLIGKARETLSHIFKSRVPIEGRLAEVRAKFRAVEETLTMTYEISTDDLKNPPDAGRIAEGLEGSEQASEEQTGQWREQLQGIRKKLERIGPINLAAIEEHAQLEERYQFLLAQEEDLAGSIQSLQEIIQRLNQTTNKLFAETFKELQVKFSEVFSALFAGGRAELILVEDTQEGQESEGPNLEPGVEIVAQPPGKRLKNLNMLSGGEKTMTVMALLFASFLIRPSPFCVLDEVDAPLDETNVVRFGQFLRQMADRSQFIVITHNKRTMETANSLFGVTMEDPGVSKLIAVRLHELEEVS
- a CDS encoding DMT family transporter; this encodes MKNASSESSAFSAYAALTTAAVVWGGSVVAQKVALGPFSPVETSVFRGLGALLILIPLWLWREGVVPFSRKDWQNFFFLGIGVLGNHLFVLFGLQFIGAGAAGIIIGSSPAITAFLSSLILKDIPLRVIWLGCLVSFLGVLSISGREAVDGLGSNPLLGGSLVVCALVSWALYTIGCRKTMERFSPLTVTWTTLLLSMIFEIPLLSLSHKVLVTGVESVPVSGWLALLYVMVFATALGQQAWLFGVKGIGPSRAGIFGNLIPVSALCFSVMILGEPVGMREISGIGLILIGVWLVDRQSCAVLVKVP
- a CDS encoding nuclear transport factor 2 family protein, whose amino-acid sequence is MLKERIEEVTQMNELFYRGFEQLDVALMDSIWAHQEYVTCIHPGWSIRVGWPAVRDSWVVIFNNTFSMKFELTEVQVQVAADVAWVICTENITSRVGENEQNSQVVSTNLFERIGDEWKIIHHHGSPLME